Proteins from a genomic interval of Desulfofustis limnaeus:
- a CDS encoding hybrid sensor histidine kinase/response regulator codes for MSSPMVEQRFQHDTIVDKESCVRFAPFAVLALTKEATVAGVNPAGERFAGQSAETLVGRRFGEVFSCTNAKISGECGAREACRDCPMRAAIKQVLNSGAPLHDREIRLDNDSSGGRSRFYLASVLPSSVAGGEEQVLAVLSDITERKLIESALRESEERYRLLSDVTMEGILIHREGTLLDANVALARMFGYQPGELRGRNVIAEAVHEEDRPLVLARVGKESTEPYVVRCYRKNGDLFYAEFEARNMVIRDETMRVVAVRDVTERRLAEQARERLLEQLHQAQKMESLGSLAGGEAHDFNNLLQAMSGNIHMLLRNRDDDNLTEKRLHVVAGAIDRAAYLVRQLLLFSRKAELRRQPVDIRQSIGSAVAMLERTIPRMVSFELRLDSELPLIHADPIQVEQVLLNLATNAVDAMAGCGTLTVTADSVEFSDEQAEGHGLRAGHFVVLSIADTGQGMDRATREQMFDPFFTTKEPGKGTGLGLASVYGVVTGHEGAITCNSSPGEGTTFTIYWPVSAEQQVIPVQLPALERQGTGSETVLVVDDEAQIRDLTREVLIDFNYQVVLTASGEEALQVFAKQPGSVDLVILDMNMPGMGGYRCLQELRLLDPSVPVLISSGYAGSGPVQEALQAGASGFIAKPYLLTELLSVVRSLLDGSPSRHVA; via the coding sequence GTGTCGTCACCTATGGTCGAACAGCGATTTCAGCACGATACTATTGTCGATAAAGAATCTTGTGTCAGGTTCGCCCCTTTCGCCGTTCTTGCGCTCACGAAAGAGGCAACGGTGGCGGGCGTCAACCCGGCCGGTGAACGGTTTGCCGGGCAGTCGGCGGAAACGCTGGTGGGGCGGCGGTTCGGTGAGGTGTTCTCGTGCACTAATGCCAAGATAAGCGGGGAGTGCGGGGCGAGAGAGGCGTGCCGGGACTGCCCGATGCGCGCCGCGATCAAACAGGTGCTGAATTCGGGCGCTCCACTGCATGATCGGGAAATCCGCCTGGACAACGATTCATCGGGAGGTCGCTCCAGATTCTATCTTGCTTCCGTCCTTCCCTCCTCCGTGGCGGGAGGTGAAGAACAGGTGCTAGCCGTCCTCAGCGACATAACGGAACGTAAGTTGATCGAATCCGCGCTGCGGGAGAGCGAGGAACGCTATCGGTTGCTGTCCGACGTGACCATGGAGGGCATCCTCATCCATAGGGAAGGCACCTTGCTGGATGCCAATGTCGCCCTGGCTCGCATGTTCGGTTACCAGCCGGGCGAGTTGCGGGGGCGCAATGTTATCGCCGAGGCGGTCCACGAGGAAGACCGTCCGCTCGTGCTGGCCAGGGTTGGCAAAGAATCCACCGAACCTTATGTGGTTCGCTGTTATCGCAAAAACGGCGATCTGTTTTACGCCGAATTCGAGGCTCGTAATATGGTCATTCGCGATGAAACAATGCGGGTGGTAGCGGTTCGCGATGTCACCGAGCGTCGTCTTGCCGAACAGGCGCGCGAGCGTTTGCTGGAACAATTGCACCAGGCCCAGAAGATGGAGTCGCTGGGAAGTCTGGCCGGTGGGGAGGCTCATGACTTCAATAACCTGCTCCAGGCCATGAGCGGCAACATCCACATGCTTTTGAGAAACAGGGACGATGACAACCTAACCGAAAAGCGACTGCACGTGGTGGCCGGAGCAATCGATCGTGCCGCCTATCTGGTCAGGCAGCTCCTACTGTTCAGTCGTAAAGCAGAATTACGTCGGCAGCCGGTCGATATTCGGCAAAGCATCGGGAGTGCTGTGGCCATGCTTGAGCGAACCATCCCGCGTATGGTCTCTTTCGAGCTTCGTCTTGATTCTGAGCTGCCGCTCATTCATGCCGATCCGATTCAAGTCGAACAAGTCCTGCTGAATCTGGCAACGAACGCTGTGGATGCCATGGCCGGCTGCGGCACCTTGACTGTCACCGCCGACAGCGTCGAGTTTTCCGATGAGCAGGCAGAAGGACACGGATTGCGGGCGGGCCACTTCGTGGTGTTGAGCATCGCCGACACGGGACAGGGCATGGATCGGGCAACCCGGGAACAGATGTTCGATCCCTTTTTCACCACGAAAGAGCCTGGCAAAGGGACCGGGCTGGGGCTGGCTTCGGTTTATGGTGTGGTCACTGGTCACGAGGGTGCCATCACCTGTAACAGCAGCCCTGGTGAGGGAACGACATTTACCATCTATTGGCCGGTGTCAGCCGAGCAACAAGTAATACCCGTTCAATTACCGGCACTTGAGCGGCAGGGTACGGGGAGCGAAACCGTACTGGTGGTCGACGATGAAGCGCAAATCAGGGATTTGACGCGCGAGGTGCTGATCGACTTTAACTATCAGGTGGTGTTGACGGCGAGTGGCGAGGAGGCCTTGCAGGTGTTCGCCAAGCAGCCCGGGTCGGTGGACTTGGTTATTCTCGACATGAACATGCCCGGCATGGGCGGCTATCGTTGTCTGCAGGAACTGCGGCTGTTGGATCCAAGCGTGCCGGTGCTCATATCCAGTGGATACGCAGGCAGCGGGCCGGTCCAGGAAGCGCTGCAGGCCGGTGCCAGCGG
- a CDS encoding alanine/glycine:cation symporter family protein, whose protein sequence is MELLNWLSGLVWGPPMLILLVGTGIFLTIRLRGLQFTKLIYSHKLIFTKDKTSEGDISHYQALTTALAATIGTGNIAGVATAIFLGGPGAVFWMWMTGLVGMATKYSEAILAVKYRVTDNRGEMCGGPMYYIERGLGWKWLGVLFAIFGAVAAFGIGNMVQSNSVADAVRTSFSISPTVTGVVLAVLTALVVLGGIKSIGRVTAFLVPFMALIYTVGGLVIIIINFAEVPAALSSIFTAAFGGEAAFGGAVGAAIRYGVARGVFSNEAGLGSAPIAAAAARTDYPGRQAMVSMTQTFIDTIVVCSITALAILTSGAIATGETGAALTTAAFNEGLPGQGGIIVAIGIILFAYSTILGWCYYGEKCMEYLFSEKAVIFYRVAFVLFVFVGAVAKLDFVWTFSDVMNGLMAVPNLIGLLALSGVVVAETKLFLDKTRGER, encoded by the coding sequence ATGGAATTGCTTAACTGGCTAAGCGGTCTCGTTTGGGGTCCGCCGATGCTGATTCTGCTGGTGGGAACGGGAATATTCCTAACCATACGATTGCGCGGGTTGCAATTCACCAAGCTCATTTATTCCCATAAGTTGATTTTCACCAAGGACAAAACCAGTGAGGGAGACATCTCTCACTATCAGGCACTGACCACCGCGCTTGCCGCGACCATCGGTACCGGTAACATCGCCGGTGTGGCCACCGCGATCTTTCTCGGTGGGCCGGGTGCGGTTTTCTGGATGTGGATGACCGGTCTGGTGGGAATGGCCACCAAGTACTCCGAAGCCATCCTGGCAGTCAAGTATCGGGTTACCGATAATCGCGGCGAAATGTGCGGCGGGCCGATGTATTACATCGAACGGGGACTCGGCTGGAAGTGGCTGGGCGTCTTGTTTGCTATTTTTGGGGCGGTTGCGGCGTTTGGTATCGGCAATATGGTACAGTCCAACTCCGTCGCCGATGCGGTCAGAACCAGTTTTTCCATCTCTCCGACGGTAACCGGCGTGGTCCTCGCCGTCTTGACGGCCCTGGTCGTGTTGGGCGGTATCAAGTCGATCGGCCGGGTAACCGCTTTCCTCGTGCCGTTCATGGCCTTGATCTACACCGTTGGCGGTCTGGTCATTATCATTATCAATTTTGCCGAAGTACCGGCTGCTCTTTCTTCCATCTTTACGGCAGCTTTTGGTGGTGAGGCCGCCTTTGGCGGTGCGGTCGGAGCCGCCATTCGCTACGGTGTTGCCAGAGGTGTCTTTTCCAACGAGGCCGGTCTCGGCAGTGCGCCAATCGCCGCCGCCGCTGCCCGGACCGATTATCCCGGCCGGCAGGCCATGGTCAGCATGACGCAGACCTTCATCGACACCATTGTCGTCTGTTCGATCACCGCACTGGCCATTCTGACCAGCGGCGCAATCGCCACTGGGGAGACTGGAGCGGCCCTGACCACTGCCGCTTTCAATGAAGGGCTGCCAGGTCAAGGAGGTATCATCGTGGCGATAGGGATAATCCTGTTTGCCTATTCGACGATCCTTGGTTGGTGCTATTACGGCGAAAAATGCATGGAGTACCTGTTCTCCGAAAAGGCCGTAATCTTTTATCGTGTTGCTTTTGTTCTGTTCGTCTTCGTCGGGGCCGTGGCCAAGCTCGACTTTGTCTGGACGTTTTCCGATGTGATGAATGGCCTGATGGCTGTCCCGAACCTTATCGGGCTGCTGGCATTGAGCGGGGTTGTGGTTGCAGAGACCAAACTGTTTCTCGACAAGACCCGGGGAGAGCGATAG
- a CDS encoding SCO family protein has product MAEMVVFPNGSLVGTIAEGRKMKREMSGVRHVLAAMAAVLSMLLLLIGCDGRTGTDLPVLGQVDRDFLFHDQANQPVTPALFAGKVYVTDFFFTSCPSICPIMKRQMVRVYEVFRDDPDVLLLSHSIDPEHDTVEVLRNYADGLGIETDKWHLVTGDQEQIFAMAKHYMLAAMKHDEAPGGYLHSGSFVLVDNQGRIRGYYDGTDTKEVDQLIDDLKGLLRRLR; this is encoded by the coding sequence ATGGCCGAAATGGTGGTGTTCCCGAACGGGTCTCTGGTGGGGACCATAGCTGAGGGGAGAAAGATGAAGCGAGAGATGAGCGGTGTCCGACACGTCCTGGCGGCGATGGCGGCCGTTTTATCGATGCTACTGCTGTTAATCGGATGTGACGGCCGCACGGGAACTGATTTGCCCGTTTTGGGGCAGGTCGACCGGGATTTCCTCTTTCATGATCAAGCCAACCAGCCGGTGACTCCGGCCCTGTTTGCCGGCAAGGTATATGTGACCGATTTCTTTTTTACCTCCTGCCCGTCCATTTGTCCCATCATGAAACGGCAGATGGTCCGGGTCTATGAGGTTTTCAGGGACGATCCGGATGTTCTTCTCCTGTCGCACAGCATAGATCCCGAGCATGACACGGTCGAGGTGTTGCGCAACTATGCCGACGGGCTTGGCATAGAGACGGATAAATGGCACCTGGTGACGGGGGATCAGGAACAGATCTTTGCCATGGCCAAACACTATATGCTTGCCGCCATGAAGCACGACGAGGCGCCTGGCGGTTATCTGCACAGCGGTTCGTTTGTCCTTGTCGACAACCAGGGACGCATCCGGGGGTACTATGACGGTACGGATACGAAAGAGGTTGATCAACTCATTGATGATCTTAAAGGCCTGCTGCGCCGCCTGCGCTAG
- a CDS encoding cob(I)yrinic acid a,c-diamide adenosyltransferase → MEITKLEPKERRGLVVVLTGHGKGKTTSAMGMVLRASGHGMRVCIIQFMKGDLYSGEWDGVKLLGDRVELHVTGKGFCGIQGNPYPYDEHRRNAQDAIALALEKLRSDQFDLMVLDEINNALQLKLVDLQQVMAILDARPQGLHLVLTGRDAHPDVIERADTASRVDEIKHAYRRDIEPQPGIDY, encoded by the coding sequence ATGGAAATAACGAAACTGGAGCCAAAAGAGCGGCGCGGGTTAGTGGTGGTACTCACCGGCCACGGTAAAGGCAAGACCACTAGTGCCATGGGCATGGTGCTGCGGGCGAGTGGGCATGGCATGCGGGTCTGCATTATTCAATTCATGAAGGGGGATCTCTACTCCGGTGAGTGGGACGGGGTCAAACTGCTTGGTGACCGGGTTGAACTCCATGTGACCGGTAAAGGTTTTTGTGGCATCCAGGGAAATCCCTACCCGTACGACGAGCATCGGCGCAACGCCCAGGACGCCATCGCGCTGGCCCTGGAAAAACTCCGTTCGGACCAGTTCGATCTGATGGTTCTGGACGAGATCAACAATGCCCTGCAGCTCAAACTGGTCGATCTGCAGCAGGTCATGGCCATCCTGGATGCACGCCCGCAGGGGCTGCATCTGGTTCTCACCGGCCGCGACGCCCATCCGGATGTCATTGAACGGGCCGATACCGCCAGCCGGGTCGACGAGATCAAGCATGCCTATCGCCGGGACATCGAACCGCAGCCGGGTATCGACTATTGA
- a CDS encoding DMT family transporter yields the protein MSPQQRARWLPVLCLTSAMVLWASSFIALKLAFKGYDPMLVIWGRMLVGSFCFAFLVPQLRNFTYRRGDAKYLLFMAICEPCIYFIFEAKALQLTSASQAGMITAMLPLLVAFGAMAFLKEKVTRQTLTGFGVAIAGTCWLSLAADASTDAPQPLLGNFHEFLAMVAAAGYTLSLKHLSARYSPFFLTAVQCWVGALFFACFLVSPDINLPREFHLVPALAVLYLGSCVTLGAYLLYNYGVSQIPASQASAYINLIPVFTVILGFLILGERFTPSQYVASALVLYGVYLSQRRPRPL from the coding sequence GTGTCTCCGCAACAACGAGCCCGCTGGCTCCCCGTGCTCTGTCTCACCAGTGCCATGGTGCTCTGGGCAAGCTCCTTCATCGCCCTCAAACTCGCCTTCAAAGGGTACGACCCAATGCTGGTGATCTGGGGCCGTATGCTGGTGGGCAGCTTCTGTTTCGCCTTTCTCGTCCCGCAACTCCGCAATTTCACCTATCGCCGGGGCGACGCCAAGTACCTTCTGTTCATGGCCATCTGCGAACCCTGCATCTATTTCATCTTCGAAGCCAAAGCCCTGCAGTTGACCAGCGCTTCCCAGGCCGGGATGATCACTGCCATGCTGCCACTCTTGGTTGCCTTCGGCGCCATGGCCTTCCTCAAGGAGAAGGTGACCCGGCAGACCTTGACCGGCTTCGGGGTGGCAATCGCCGGCACCTGCTGGCTGAGCCTCGCCGCGGACGCGTCCACCGATGCCCCGCAACCGCTGCTCGGCAATTTCCACGAATTTCTGGCCATGGTTGCCGCCGCCGGCTATACCCTGTCGCTCAAACACTTGAGCGCCCGCTATTCTCCTTTTTTCCTGACTGCCGTGCAATGCTGGGTGGGGGCCCTGTTTTTCGCCTGCTTCCTTGTCTCGCCGGACATCAATCTGCCGCGTGAATTCCATCTTGTCCCGGCGCTGGCTGTTTTGTACCTGGGCAGCTGCGTCACCCTGGGGGCCTATCTGCTCTACAATTACGGCGTGAGCCAGATTCCGGCCAGCCAGGCCTCGGCCTATATCAACCTGATCCCGGTCTTTACGGTGATCCTCGGTTTTCTCATTCTCGGAGAACGGTTCACCCCCTCTCAATACGTCGCTTCGGCCCTGGTTCTCTATGGGGTTTACCTGAGTCAGCGACGCCCGCGCCCCCTCTGA
- a CDS encoding c-type cytochrome: MILKACCAACASWLVPVLGWSVLAPAVADVYAAEEAAVEAVAGQAVYIAHCAPCHGDNGEGFRRVYPPLADSRFFTTDLNRLPCVIRYGLRGEIEVGGVVFDQQMPGNSRLTNEDMLVLIGYLQQRWGEVEQLVDVEEWLRTCR; this comes from the coding sequence ATGATCTTAAAGGCCTGCTGCGCCGCCTGCGCTAGCTGGCTGGTACCGGTGCTCGGGTGGTCTGTCCTGGCGCCGGCCGTTGCCGACGTTTACGCTGCAGAAGAGGCCGCGGTCGAGGCCGTTGCGGGCCAAGCCGTCTATATCGCGCACTGTGCACCGTGTCACGGAGACAATGGCGAAGGCTTCCGGAGAGTTTATCCTCCGCTCGCCGACAGCCGTTTCTTTACGACTGACCTCAATCGTCTGCCCTGCGTCATCCGTTACGGATTGCGGGGAGAGATAGAGGTCGGCGGTGTCGTCTTCGACCAGCAGATGCCCGGTAATAGCCGCTTGACCAACGAGGACATGTTGGTGCTCATCGGCTATCTACAGCAGCGCTGGGGCGAGGTGGAACAGCTGGTGGATGTGGAGGAATGGTTGAGAACATGCCGGTGA